In the Euphorbia lathyris chromosome 5, ddEupLath1.1, whole genome shotgun sequence genome, one interval contains:
- the LOC136228583 gene encoding protein MKS1 yields the protein MDPHTRYFSTGAKPQPPLQQQSKKHHQILGPRPAPLKLKQASRKISKPPLPPPHQPLIIYSVSPKTIHTEVSDFMAVVQRLTGLSSTDFSCDAQVSPAARLAATEKASPSPRTNTNARDVSVSVSVSDSDAHLMNIVQGLEIAQIPGILSPEPAMLPPVPSGFFSPVTDPNFFNDLINSPYGNIGSYAMSPSGLLSASVVSPLPSPDIFKLFMDF from the coding sequence ATGGACCCACACACACGCTACTTTTCCACCGGCGCAAAACCACAACCACCGCTGCAACAACAATCAAAGAAACACCACCAAATTCTAGGTCCTCGCCCTGCGCCACTTAAACTCAAACAAGCCTCCCGCAAAATCAGCAAACCACCACTTCCTCCGCCGCACCAGCCACTCATAATCTACTCCGTCTCCCCAAAAACCATTCACACTGAGGTTTCCGACTTCATGGCCGTAGTCCAACGATTAACTGGTCTCTCATCAACAGACTTCTCCTGCGATGCCCAAGTATCACCGGCAGCACGATTAGCCGCCACCGAGAAGGCTAGTCCTAGTCCTAGAACCAATACTAACGCCCGGGatgtttctgtttctgtttcagTTTCAGATTCAGATGCTCATCTTATGAATATTGTCCAAGGCTTGGAGATTGCTCAAATTCCAGGGATCTTATCGCCGGAGCCGGCGATGCTACCTCCGGTACCATCAGGATTTTTCTCGCCGGTGACAGATCCCAACTTTTTTAATGACTTGATTAATAGTCCGTACGGAAATATAGGTAGTTATGCAATGAGTCCTTCAGGTTTATTATCGGCTTCCGTAGTTTCTCCGTTGCCGTCGCCTGACATCTTCAAGCTGTTTATGGATTTTTGA
- the LOC136228581 gene encoding uncharacterized protein, with translation MQPYSDLASSNVNNPHPRWGKALPSASRQESLTTYYQDTEYVQNLPLYKAVDNGDLEATIQFLEDHPNALTASLSADGDTALHVGVLAGHQEIVKEIMRRLGTDNLAIKNKRNATALNYAAIGGILEIAQDLVNSRKDLLIIPNQNAQLPVVVASLYGHKEMVRYLYDETPKEDLAPHKGKNGIMLLTTCIIDELFDIALDLLQRYPQLAFDQDSDKDTALDMLAQKPSAFFTGTTLALWQTWVYSCIRVHHPEGCSIIDGDIERPLTGPTARKNIVRRAFHQLLVWIWQGLKPFIPAIKYMYNLKLKHTQANELLSYLCKQISTLHKSEFERLGVEKAIFNAVKHGIVEFIVEMIKHYPDIIWCEDDYGRNILLYATLQRQEKIFSLVYKMGAKKNAMATSWDKYHNNILHQAAYLAPSSQLDRVSGAALQMQRELLWFKEVESIVQPKYREMHNIHKKTPQTLFSETHKKLVEEGEKWMKDTAESCTVVAALIATIMFSAIFTAPGGYEQYSGQPLYLYQNSFMVFMVSDAISLFGSTSSLLMFLGILTSRYREEDFLKSLPTKLIIGLSTLFFSIATMMVTFGVTLVIFLRQRFSWVTFPIILLASLPVSLFALLQFPVLVDIFFFTYGPGIFDKSKKRFIF, from the exons ATGCAGCCTTATAGTGATTTGGCATCAAGCAATGTTAATAATCCACACCCACGATGGGGAAAAGCACTGCCTTCTGCATCACGCCAGGAAAGCTTGACCACCTATTATCAAG ACACAGAGTATGTGCAGAATCTACCTCTATACAAGGCAGTGGACAATGGAGATTTGGAAGCTACAATACAATTCCTAGAAGATCATCCAAATGCATTGACTGCTAGTTTGTCAGCAGATGGAGACACAGCTCTTCATGTTGGAGTTCTAGCAGGGCATCAAGAGATAGTCAAAGAGATTATGAGACGATTAGGAACTGATAATTTAGCAATTAAAAACAAAAGGAATGCTACTGCTCTTAATTATGCTGCCATTGGAGGTATACTTGAGATTGCTCAGGATTTGGTCAATTCCAGGAAAGATTTGCTCATTATTCCTAATCAAAATGCCCAATTACCTGTTGTTGTTGCTTCTCTTTATGGCCATAAAGAAATGGTTCGTTACCTTTACGATGAGACCCCCAAAGAAGACCTTGCTCCTCATAAAGGGAAAAATGGGATTATGCTTCTTACCACCTGCATTATTGATGAACTCTTTG ATATTGCTTTGGATTTGCTTCAACGTTACCCACAATTGGCGTTTGATCAAGACAGTGACAAAGATACAGCTCTTGATATGTTGGCTCAAAAGCCTTCTGCATTCTTTACTGGAACTACACTTGCTCTCTGGCAAACTTGGGTCTATTCAT GTATTCGTGTTCATCATCCTGAAGGGTGTAGCATCATCGATGGAGACATTGAAAGGCCTCTTACTGGACCAACTGCAAGAAAAAACATTGTTAGACGAG CATTTCATCAATTGTTAGTATGGATTTGGCAAGGCTTGAAACCATTCA TTCCTGCAATAAAGTATATGTACAACCTCAAGTTAAAACATACACAAGCAAATGAACTTCTAAGTTACCTATGCAAGCAAATATCGACTCTGCATAAATCAGAATTCGAAAGGCTAGGAGTGGAGAAAGCCATATTCAATGCTGTGAAGCATGGAATTGTTGAGTTCATTGTAGAGATGATTAAACACTATCCTGACATAATATGGTGCGAGGACGATTATGGTCGTAATATATTATTGTATGCAACTCTACAACGCCAAGAAAAGATTTTCAGCCTTGTTTATAAAATGGGAGCAAAGAAAAATGCAATGGCAACTTCTTGGGACAAGTACCATAACAACATTTTACATCAAGCTGCATACCTTGCACCATCTTCACAGCTTGACCGAGTTTCGGGTGCAGCTTTGCAAATGCAAAGGGAGCTTCTCTGGTTTAAGGAAGTTGAGAGTATTGTACAACCCAAGTATAGGGAGATGCACAACATACACAAAAAGACCCCTCAAACATTGTTTTCTGAGACTCATAAAAAATTAGTAGAAGAAGGGGAGAAATGGATGAAAGATACAGCTGAATCATGCACAGTTGTAGCTGCTCTTATTGCTACTATTATGTTTTCAGCAATCTTCACAGCTCCAGGAGGATATGAGCAGTACTCAGGACAGCCCTTGTACTTATATCAGAATTCTTTCATGGTTTTTATGGTATCAGATGCAATATCATTGTTTGGTTCAACATCTTCATTATTAATGTTTCTGGGAATACTAACATCAAGATATAGAGAAGAAGATTTCCTAAAGTCATTGCCTACAAAATTGATAATTGGACTTTCAACTCTCTTCTTCTCAATTGCAACAATGATGGTAACCTTTGGAGTAACACTTGTGATATTTCTTCGGCAAAGATTTTCTTGGGTTACCTTCCCTATCATATTACTTGCTAGTCTTCCTGTATCTCTCTTTGCTCTGCTGCAATTTCCTGTCCTTGTTGATATTTTCTTCTTCACTTATGGTCCTGGCATTTTTGACAAGTCAAAAAAGAGGTTCATCTTCTGA